The candidate division WOR-3 bacterium genome contains the following window.
TTCGTAAAGAGCTTCTATTTCTTCGTCAATTTCCTTTCTTATGGCTTCCAGCTTCGAGTTGTCGTCCTCTTTTAAATATCTCGCCCTTGAAATAATTTCTATTACTTTCATGTTCAAAAGTTTTGTTATTTCAACTTTTCTGTCGAGCGCCCATTTTGATTTTTCGTTGAGATACAGAATGACTGAAAGAAGAAGCCTCTGTTTTACAATCGAAGTATATGTGTCGGTTTCATGAAATGCGTTCTGATAAAGAAAATCCTGGCGTATTGAACGTGCCACTTCCATTGTGAGCCTGTCGGGCGCCGATAGTGATTCGAGACCGACGAGTCTCGCAATTTCCTCGAGCTCGGCTTCTTCCTCGAGGATTTTAATGGCTTCTTTTTTCAAAGCGGTGAAATCCTCGTGAACGTTTTCGTCGAAATAATCCTCCAATGCCCTGTTGTAGAGAGAATACGATCTCAGCCAGGATATCGCGGGAAAATGCCTCTGAAAAGCGAGTTTGTCTTCGAGCGACCAGAAAACCTTTACGACTCTCAACGTAGCCTGTACGACAGGATCTGAAAGGTCTCCTCCGGGAGGAGACACCGCGCCTATGACAGTCAGGGCTCCTACCCTTTCGTCTTTTCCAAGACATACAGTCTTGCCGGCCCTTTCGTAGAAAGAAGCAACTTTAGCCGAAAGATACGCGGGGTAGCCTTCGTCTCCGGGCATCTCTTCCAGTCTTCCCGAAATTTCCCTCATCGCTTCAGCCCATCTCGAAGTGGAATCAGCCATCAGGGCGACCGAATATCCCATGTCCCTGAAATACTCAGCGATTGTTATTCCCGTATAAACCGAGGCTTCTCTCGCCGCCACAGGCATGTTCGAAGTGTTGGCTATGAGGACGGTCCTCATCATAAGCGGTTCGCCAGACCTGGGGTCTTTGAGTTCCGGGAACTCAAGTAAAACGTCAGTCATCTCGTTTCCTCTTTCTCCACAGCCAATGTAGACGACAATGTCGGCGTCAGACCATTTTGCCAACTGGTGCTGAATTACAGTTTTCCCGGAGCCGAAAGGACCGGGGATACAAGCAGTGCCGCCTTTTGCGACGGGAAACAGGGCGTCAATCACTCTTTGACCCGTCAAAAGAGGTTCAGTCGGCATGAGCTGTTTTTTAAAAGGTCTCGGAATTCTGACCGGCCATCTCTGCAGCATCGTAATATCTTTGTCGCCAGCTTCCGTTTCTATAACGGCGACAGTTTCTTCGATCGTGAAATCGCCCTTATTAACGGATTTGAGCTTACCTGTTACTCCAGGCGGGACCATTATCTTGTGAGACACGAGAACAGTTTCCTGAACCTCGCCGAGGACGTCTCCTGCTTCGACAGATTCACCCTCTTTGGCCCTGGGAACGAAACTCCATTTTTTATCCTTGTCGAGAGCCGGTACGTCTATTCCCCTCGTAATCATGTTGCCAGTGATTTCTTTAATCCTGTCGAGAGGCCTCTGTGTACCGTCGTAAATCGTCTGAATAAGCCCGGGACCCAATTCGACGGAAAGCGGCTGATTCGTCAGATAAACGGGTTCACCCACTCCGAGCCCCGCAGTGTCTTCATAAACCTGAATTGAGGCTTTGTCATTTTTTAGTTCAATTATCTCGCCCATCAGCTTCATTTTTCCGACTTTGACCACGTCGTACATCTTTGAATCCTGCATTTTTTCCGCGACGACGAGCGGTCCTGCAACTTTTAATACGACGCCTTCTTTCACTTTTTTCTCCTTTATTTGTCCGATAAAACGTCGGCTCCGACCGCGTGTTTCAGCGTTTCTCTGAGCTGCTGAAGCGTCGAGCCTGTTACGCCTTCGGCTCCGGGTACGGCAATTATCGCCGGCACCGGCTCCGACGAGTATTTCATCCTCGTCTCGAGCAGATCAAGCGCGAAGTCTTCCGTTATCATTACGAGTGCGTATTTGTTTTCCGCGAGAGAGATCAAAATTTTTTTTGCCTCTTCAGCCTTCTCAACTGGAAATATCTCTATCCCAATGGCGGAGAAAGGAAGTATTTGATCAATTTTTCCTATGACCGCCATTTTACCTTCCATTAAACAACCTCCGTTATCCCTTTGCCGAATTTACTGAAAGGGATTTTGTTTATTTTTGAAACGAATATTTTTCTCAGATTTTTAATTTCTATATCAGCCGAAAGGCAAAAAGAAACGAGGGGTTCAAAACCGTTTAGGAAAAACCGGGCTTGTTTGAGAAAATCCCTTTCGATCTCTTCCGCTTTTTTCTCCATTTCCAATGGGCCGGCGTCTATGACGGGTACTACATCGTAATAGTCGCTCATAGCCAAAAGGTCTTTGAAATCGTCCACAGGTTTTCCGAGGCAGACCTTAAAATCGTTGCAGTCGATTTTACCGCCGGGAACAAAATACTCGTGCTTGCCATGGCCGTCCTCTCCCTGTTTTTTAAGCCTTAGAAATGAGACTGTGTTGATAAGGTCAGCTCTCTGGGATAAAAGTTCCTTCAGATAGAGGCTTTTTGAGCCCTCCGCGGAAGACAAAAGGCTCAGAAACAGGTTTTTATCAACGGCGTAGTCTATGTCTCTCGGATCTTTGGACGCATAATAGCTTTCGAGCGCCGATTCGAGAGCTTTTTCAAGCTGATGCGGTAGAACAATCGTCTCGTCTTCTCCGCGTTCTTCTTTCGCTATGCTCCTGAACGACGGGACAGGAACTGAGCCGAATTCAGAATAGACTTCATTTTTTATTCTTGAAAAACGGCTTTTCAGGGCCGCTTTGAGGTTGTGATAATCGTAAGGGAAAAACACGAAATTTCCGGCGTGTTCGTTGACACAGTGTTCTTTGAAAAAGCTGAAGACCTCCCTTTTTCTTGACAAAAGAACGGTTTCAAAATCACTTGCCGCCGACTGGATAAAACTCCCGTAAGGCGTGTCGTGAAGTATTTTAAGCGCTGTGGTCACGCTGTCGCTTTCAATGAGTCTATCGTAACGAGGTCCGTCGAGAAGAGAATTCTCGAAACACCTGGCGAGAGCGACGGCAAAATTGTATTTTCCGTTTTCGGGCGCGTCTTCGAAAAATTGTTTTCTCAAGAACCGGTTTCCGATATCATTTTTGATATTTCCGTTTCGAGAAAATACCTTTCCTCGTCGAGAATCGTCTTAAAAGAAGCGTCCGTGAGGACCTTTCCTTCTTTTAAAACGGCTCCACCAGTAATTTTGACGGGTTCGGTCGAAATTTTGAATCCGCCTTTTCCGTGGAACCCGTCATTGAGCTTTTTAATAAAAGCGGCGTCGAGTATTTTCATGTCTTCGGCACATACGTGTATGGTTTCATTTCCCGACTTAGCTCCGGACAATATGGCTTTTTTAAGCCTCTCTTTGTACCCCTCGTCTCTTATTAGTGTTTTCCGGAGTACTTCTTCGAAAACCTGATCCATGGCTTTTCTTCTCGCGCTGAGCTTTTCCAGGCTTATTTCGAGCTGGGCGAGAGAAACGTGTTTTTCTTTCTCGCGCTCTGAAAGCTGTTTTATCATATCTTCCTGATATTTTTTCACTTTCTCGATTTCCAGCTGTCCTTTTTCTTTTATCTCAAGAGCTTTTTCCGATGCCTCGTTCATAAGAATTTCGGCTTTTTTTTCGGCTTCTTCGATTATTGAACGTGATATCTTTTCTTCAGACAATTTGACACCCTACTTTATACTCGTGAGAAGAAGAAAACTCGTCAAAAGTCCCAAAACCGCATACGTCTCAACCATGGCGGCGTATATGACGCCCTTCATCGCCTGATCGGCTCTTTTCGAAACAAGGTGAACTCCGGCGAGACACACTTTTCCCTGATAAATAGCCGAAACCAGTCCGGTTACCGCTATCGGGAGACAAGCAATCAATATCTGAACTCCCATCATCACGCTGGACACGTTTGCGATTTTGGGCAGAGCCAGAAGAGCTATAATGAGTCCGTAAAATCCCTGCGTACCGGGGAGGACGACGAGCAGAAACAGATTCCCGAATTTTTCCGGGTCTTCCCTCAATACAGCCGCTGCAGCGCTTCCGGGATAATTTATACCGATTGCCGATCCTACACCTGCCATCGCCGAGGCCAAAACGGCTCCCGCTATAGCAAAAGCCATTCCGACGCCGTTAGCAGCGGTTTGAGCGGTCAAAGACATAGTAAAATTTATAAAACCGGTCATCGGGACTTTCCTCCTTTTTTAAATCAATCCCTTAAAACAATGAATTTTCCGGAAGTTGAAAAAGGTTTGAACTCTTTTCCCCCTCCCTCAAAAAACTTCGAAAAAAATTCGACGTATTGAAGCCTCAACGTATGAACGAATGCTCCAAGAGCGCTTATCGCCAGATTAAAAATGTGCCCGCCTAAAAATATCACCGCAAACAAAACCCAATTGAGTACCGGGATTTTTAAGCCTGCTATCATAAACGCCACCGTGTTTACCGCTATCCCAATGCCTGCTGAAACCATTCCGAGAGCCATCAACCTCACGTATGACATTACATCGCCCATGTATGAAAAAATACCCGAAAGAACTATGAGCTTCAAAAATCCGAAAAATATCCTGAAGCCCCAGTTTTTTTCATCGCGTGCTCCGAAAAACAAAACGAGCAAAGCCATGACACCGGCAACGGAAAGAGCCGGCAAAGCAGTGCCGGCGGGCAGAGGAGAACTCTTCCCCTCGAAAAGATTGAGATCAATGCACATCTGAGATGAAAAAAGGGCGGTTATGAGAGACGAAAGAAGAACCAGCCAGACTCCGTAATCGAGAAGCGCGGAAATTTTCTTTTTGTCCTTCCAAAGCGACACAAAACCTATCATCATTCCGAAATATATCTGAACTATACCCAGAAGTAAGGCTATTCTGAAAAATATCATGGCTTGGGGCGAAGATGAACCTGGCAAAGGATTGGGATCCATGGGATTGAACCATACCAGTTTCCCAAAAAATCCGGTCAGTGCGGGGATTTTCACGTAAGCCTGATCTCCTTCCCTTAAAAGATCGCCAAAAACACCTCCCGTCAGTATCCCCGCCGCCACTGTCACAAGGCCGCCCCAGAAAAGCATCCACAGAAGTTTGCTGTTTTTTAATTTTGTCATTGCAACGAGTGAAAAAGCAGAGATTATAAGTCCGTAAGCGGCGTCGGTGAGACAAAGGGCAAAAAACAGGACAAACCAGGGGGAGAGCAGTACGGTCGGATCGACGCTTTTAGAGGAAGGCATGCCGTAAAGCTGAATGACGAGTTCGAAAGGCTTGAACAATTTCCTGTTCTTAAGTGCAACCGGCGGGTTTTCAGAGTCCTGGGGATCAATTTCCTCGACGGTCACAGAAGAAAATTCAGACGACGCGGAGACAAGCGTTTGCATGTCCGAACGCTTTATCCATCCCTCGAGGACGAAAGCGTGTCTGGTGTGAAACAAACTCTGCTTTGCTTTTTTTAGATTTTCAAGATTCTGATAGTAATCGTGGACAATTCTCAGGGATTCAATCTGTGTGACCAGTTTTTTACTTTCGTCGAAAAATCCCGTCTTCTCTTTTTCGATCTGCGCCAGATTATCTTCGAGCCCCTTCACAATGAACGCCGGTTTTCCTCGAAAACCGCCGAAATCGGTTTTCTCGAACTCCATCTCTTTCATTTTTTTCGAAGCCTGCTCTCTGTCTTCCCTCAGCCACAGAGCCACAATGGAACATGATTTGGCGTTTTTCTGTATTATCTGGCAAACACCCGGAGAAATGTCCGGATTTTCGAATTTTGCCGGGATCCAGCCGGCCGTAATTTCGCAGGAAGTTCCGTCACGTATTTCTTCGACAGGTTTATCGAGTTGAGTCCATGTTTCGAAAAGCGCCAGATTCTCTTTGGTTTTTTCTTCGCGTTCTTTTAAATCGGAAGCTGCTTCTTCCAGGCTTTTGGCCCTTTCAACCACAGTCTTGTAATCGAAATCCCCGACAATTTCGAGAAGTTCTCTCGTTTTGAGAACAAGTTTTCCTCCGACTACGCTTTCGAGGAAACTTTTCGGAACGCTGTACTTTTCGAGAAAATTCTCAGCGTGCCTGATCTCATTCAGCGTATGCTCTATGTCTTTTTCATTTCCGCCGTCAATTTTGTAGTCACCGAGGTCTTCTTTAACTGCACGCGATATCTCTTCCTCTATCTGAATCAATCCAAGCGACTGAATCCTTTTTAAAAAAACGTCCTCTTCAGAAGAAGAGCCGACGGCTCTTATTTTTGCCATGAGTTCTACGCTCAATCAAAATCCCGTTTCTTCAAGTACTCTTTCGACTGCTTTTTTACTGTTTTTTTCAGCCAAAACATTGATTTGCTCGATTTCGTCCCGGCTTTTTTTCGTCATTTCAAGAATGATTTTCCGAGATTCCGATTCCGAAACAGCGAGCGATTCTTCGATTCTCTTTTTATAAGTGCTCTGAATCTTTTTCAGTTCGTTTTTTATGTCGTCTTCGGCGTCGAGTACGGTTTTTCCGGCTTTTACCTGAGCTTCGGAAACGATTTTTTCCGCCTTTTCTTCCGACTCTTTAATTTTCTGGATTATATCAAGAGCCATCCGACCTCCTTCTCAAGCTTCGATGAATAACTTATCTTATTGCAAAAATTGAGGAGACTGAAAATCATTAAATAGTATCAGAATTGCATAAAGACTTCAAACAAAATCGGTGTCTCTCTTTTTCTCAAGGTGCTATCATTGAAGGTAAACATGCTTTTAGCGCGATTGATAATTACAGCCGCCCTTTTCTTTCAGGGTTCGAGGATTGTCAGTGTCCGCTGTATTGGAGACGACACTCTTCTCGTCGTAACCGCGGAAGACGGCGCGTGGAAGGGATCTTCCCCCGAATGGCTTACAAATATACACGGCACCGAAGATTATTTCCTCACAGACGGTTTGAAATTTTCCAGCGGATACATTTTTGCCACCTGCGGGTCAGGTCTGTTGTTCGTCAGGGAAAATTCAAACGAAAGATGGGGTTTTTCAACAATGGGACCTCAAAGACAATACTGTTCGTCCCTGATAATATTCGGAAATAAACTCTTCGCCGGATTTTCAGACGGGCTATGCGAAATATTTGAAAACAGCCCTGCTGAAATCGAATTTTTTACCGATGGAAAGTTTTCCTACACTATCGATCTGGTCTCTGACGGAAAACACATGGCAGTTTCCAACATGTCGGGAGTTTTTATTTTGTCCTCTTCAGGAATAAAAGACCTTCTTTTCCCGGACTCTTTTTCACACAACAAAACCGTCGCTTTCCTTTCCGACACTATTGCAATCGGGACCGATTCCGGACTCTGGATATTTGACGGCAAATCCTGGATTTTTATTGACGAATCTTTTTATATTAACTGCTTTTTTCTGGATTCATCTTATGTCTATTGCGGGACGCACGAAGGGCTTGAAATCTTCGACCGCAGGACACTTGATAAAATAATAGCTTATAAAACATATCCGGTTTTATCCATACAGAAATTCAAAGGTCGATGGCTCTTCGGAACCGCGGAGGGGCTTTTTGCAGATTCTTTAGGATCAATGACCGACGCTAATTGTTTTCCGGCAAACATTTTCAAAGAATACCCTCACCCTTTCATAGACTTTCCTTTTCCGGCGGGTTACAACAACCTTCCGGATCAGACCTATCTGTATTCTTCAACTTTCGGCGGAAATCTCAGAGTCCACAAAGGCCTCGATTACAACAATCCGGGAGAAACACCCGTTGTAGCCGGTGCCGACGGAATCGTAGTATCTTCAGGAACTTCAGGCAACGGTGCAAATTTCATCACCGTGCGGTACTTTGTCCATCAGAACGAACACGGCGCGGTTTTTCTCTACACCCATTTTTCCAGACACTCACCGCTGAAACCCGGAGAAGTATTCAAGAGCGGAGACACCATAGGTTTTGTCGGACACACTGGAAGAGCGACGAACGATCATCTGCATCTTGAGACGCGAATTATAACAAACGCCGGAACCTTTTCCGTAAATCCTTCGGTGTGGCTTCGACCCATACCCGGGACAGGAGCTCTGGCGGGAACAATAACGAGAAACGGAGAACCGCTTGAAGGCGCGAAAATATACGGAATTTTCAAACCCTGGTTCAATGAAACCCCTTTTATATTCGCGGAGACCTATAGCGGAGGATCGGAGTCCGACCCTGAGATCAAAGAAAATTTTTTCATAGACGCCGTTTGCCCGGGTTTTTATTCTGTCAGAATAATATCTGGAAATATGATGTTGGACAGTTTTACGGTTGAGATCAAACAGGACTCGATAAGCTGGGTGGAGAGAGATGTCGACCGTTGAAAAATTATTGCGCTGTCATAAAGATATTCCCAAAGCATCAATTTCGTACTCTTTTGAAACTCCTCCAGGAAAAATTACTATGTCCGTCAATAAGAACAAAATCCTTCACAGCGCCAGTCTTATGAAGCTTCCGGTTATGGCGGCTCTTTTCCGGATGGATGAAACAGGTTCTCTCCCCCTTTCGTCTTTTATTTCACCAAAAACGGTGTACGACAGTTACGTCCACGGAAAGACCTTTTCTCCCGGACATACCCTTGAAAACAGAAAACACACGATTTTCGAACTCATAGAGAAAATGATAACGGTCTCCGACAATCAGGCAACGTGCGCGCTGATGGAAATCGTGCCGGTTCGAAATATTAATAATATCTTAAGCGATTGGGAAATGAAAAATACAACTGTGATCAGAAAGATTATGGATTTGCCGGCGCACGAATCCGGCGTGGACAACCTCACAACCGCCTCAGACATCTGCAGATTTTACAGAAATCTTTATTTTGGAAAAGGAATAAACGCACGATCCAAAAAAGGTATGATCGATTTATTGCTCGATCAAAAACTAAACGATAGAATACCTGCGTACATTTCTGACAAATGGCCCGTTGCACATAAAACAGGCACCATAACCGGCCGCGTTTATGAATCCGGATTGGTTTTTTCAAACCCTGTCACGGTGTTCTCGGTCATGGTAATCGGGCTCTCCAAAGAAAAAGCGGCTGATATCATAAGAATATTTCTTAAAACATATTTTTCCTCAATGTTCCGGTGACTGCTCACGAGCAGAATCTTTGGTAGTCGGGTCAGGTGCAGAACTGATCATCGAGCAGAATATTTGGGGGTGGGGTTAGGTGCAGAACTGATCATCGAGCAGAATATTTGGGGGTGGGGTTAGGTGCAGAACTGCTCGACAAGCAGAGTGTCTTCTTCGGAAAATGATCCGCCCTTGAGAGCGACGTTCATGACCACAATGTAATAAGGTTCCTGGTTTACCTTGCAAAGAGTAATTTCGTATTTTCTAAGCAGAATTCCTATACAGTTCATCAGCATTTCTCTGTCTTTCATTGCTATGGCAACTATGATCGATTTACCGTTTTTCTTTCCGTTTGTCCTGACCTCATTTATTATGCTTCCTTTTTTCGATATCGAATTTTTAGCGGCATTCAGGGCTTCAATTCCCGATTTTATCTCAAGAGCGAGCGTTTCTGTCGGGGTCTCAAATCTGTGAAATCCTTCCATGGAAAAATAAATCTCTGAAACAAGATTCTGATCGTAATCTTTTAGCGATTCTTTCACTTCGAGAAGTTTTACGACGAACATTTTCTGCATACCTTCGTTGAAATCCCGATAGTTGTCGAAAGTTTCTCCGAAATACTCTTTCAGTCTGTTGTATGCCTCTTCTTCAGAAATGAACGCATCGAGGTCGCACTGAAGGTCGAACATGAAGACGCAAATATCGCCGTAACTTTTGGCTGGAATGAAATTCGCCACGAAAAAACCGGGGATTTTCTCGATTTCCTCGATAAAACTGATCTCAAATTCCTTGGTCATGCACGATTTCGAATTGACTATTACAATCTTGAAATGAACGGAAAATTCGTCGGAAAATACCTGCGCTATATATATCTGCGAGACGAGGGTGTCGCCGTATTCTCTCAGAAGTATCGGTATCACAGCTCTTGAATAGTGCTCCTGGCCGCCGGCAAGAAAATTTTTAAAGTTCATAAAGTTTACAGATGGAAATTTATTGACGGCTTTACTCAGATTCTTTCTCAGTCTTTCCAGATCATCTCCTATATAAAAATGATCGTCCGAACTGCTTATCTCGAGCCTAATCACTTTTATACCGTCTCTGGTAATAAAAGTTTTGTCAAATTTTCTTTGGGCTTTTTGAACCGAATGATCAACTCTTGTCAGAATGTCGTCCAGAGTTATGTTTTGCTGATTTGCTGCGGCCGTTATGCACGTCAGCTCCTCCCTGTTAGTGGTCATGTTTTCGACGAAGACTTCGCCTTTTTGGGTTTCTCTGACCCTGTTGACGATATGAAAGTTCAACAGGATCTGTTCGCCTATTTGTTTTGTGGTTCTTTCTTTAAGATATTCGGTCGAACGGCTAGCAAAAAATTTTGCTATTTCACCCTCCGGGGCAGTTGTCTTTTTCCTGACATCCTCTCTGTCCCTGAGCTTCTCCTCAAGATACTGGACGACCTTGGCCATCATTTCAACTTTTCCTGATTCTGAAGCGACGAGTGAAGTTGTTCCAGTCATTCCCCATGAGGCAAAATTCAGTGTTCTCGTAATGTTGTCTTTCTCTTCAAAAAGCGCTCTCTTGAGATCTTCGTTTTCCGGCCTAATGTATAGTATTATCAATCCAATATTTTCAGGGGCTCCGTTATCTGAAACGTCTATTACAAAAGCCAGAAGCCTCGTAATATTGAATTTTCGGGAATGAATTACGCTCACGCAGGCTTCGGACATTCCGGCCCAATCGCTTGAAGCAATGCAGAAAACGACGCCTGTTTTTTCTTCGTTTTCCCAGACGTCTTTGGAAACCACTGAAGTCGCGTTCCTGGTGTTTTCCCACAGATATACGGTTTCCGAAACAAGATCCCACGTGAGTTCGACGGGGAACTCTTCTTCAGCTTTGTCTATAACTTTTTTGGCTTTTTTCAAGTATTCTTCGGGAATCTTTATTTTTTTATCTAACCTGATTATCATTCCTGCCCTTTCAATGAGTCATTGCGTAACAGATTATATTTATTCCCATTCTGAACGCCTGTTCTCTGGCGCTTTCGGGATCGCGATGAACTCTGAAATCAGCCCATCCGTCTGAAATATTGCTTTCGTATGTATAAAACAGCGACAGTCTGCCGTTAATTTCGATACCCCAGCCTTCGGGAGAATTTCCGTCGTGTAAATGGATTTTCGGAAGACCGTCCGGAAAATTATAAGGCCAATTGTATATTACGTGTTCCAAAGAGACCTGTTCGAAAGTCAGCTCAGGAAAAGTTTCCGAAATAAACTTTCTGACATACCCATCGAATCCGTAATCGTCGTCAATGTATATGAACCCGCCTTCTTCAAGATACAGTCTGAACAGTCTTTTTTCATCATCAGTTACATCCAGTCCGCCGTGTCCTGTCATAAACA
Protein-coding sequences here:
- a CDS encoding V-type ATP synthase subunit E, whose amino-acid sequence is MSEEKISRSIIEEAEKKAEILMNEASEKALEIKEKGQLEIEKVKKYQEDMIKQLSEREKEKHVSLAQLEISLEKLSARRKAMDQVFEEVLRKTLIRDEGYKERLKKAILSGAKSGNETIHVCAEDMKILDAAFIKKLNDGFHGKGGFKISTEPVKITGGAVLKEGKVLTDASFKTILDEERYFLETEISKMISETGS
- a CDS encoding serine hydrolase, which codes for MSVNKNKILHSASLMKLPVMAALFRMDETGSLPLSSFISPKTVYDSYVHGKTFSPGHTLENRKHTIFELIEKMITVSDNQATCALMEIVPVRNINNILSDWEMKNTTVIRKIMDLPAHESGVDNLTTASDICRFYRNLYFGKGINARSKKGMIDLLLDQKLNDRIPAYISDKWPVAHKTGTITGRVYESGLVFSNPVTVFSVMVIGLSKEKAADIIRIFLKTYFSSMFR
- a CDS encoding V-type ATP synthase subunit I, producing MAKIRAVGSSSEEDVFLKRIQSLGLIQIEEEISRAVKEDLGDYKIDGGNEKDIEHTLNEIRHAENFLEKYSVPKSFLESVVGGKLVLKTRELLEIVGDFDYKTVVERAKSLEEAASDLKEREEKTKENLALFETWTQLDKPVEEIRDGTSCEITAGWIPAKFENPDISPGVCQIIQKNAKSCSIVALWLREDREQASKKMKEMEFEKTDFGGFRGKPAFIVKGLEDNLAQIEKEKTGFFDESKKLVTQIESLRIVHDYYQNLENLKKAKQSLFHTRHAFVLEGWIKRSDMQTLVSASSEFSSVTVEEIDPQDSENPPVALKNRKLFKPFELVIQLYGMPSSKSVDPTVLLSPWFVLFFALCLTDAAYGLIISAFSLVAMTKLKNSKLLWMLFWGGLVTVAAGILTGGVFGDLLREGDQAYVKIPALTGFFGKLVWFNPMDPNPLPGSSSPQAMIFFRIALLLGIVQIYFGMMIGFVSLWKDKKKISALLDYGVWLVLLSSLITALFSSQMCIDLNLFEGKSSPLPAGTALPALSVAGVMALLVLFFGARDEKNWGFRIFFGFLKLIVLSGIFSYMGDVMSYVRLMALGMVSAGIGIAVNTVAFMIAGLKIPVLNWVLFAVIFLGGHIFNLAISALGAFVHTLRLQYVEFFSKFFEGGGKEFKPFSTSGKFIVLRD
- a CDS encoding V-type ATP synthase subunit A; this encodes MKEGVVLKVAGPLVVAEKMQDSKMYDVVKVGKMKLMGEIIELKNDKASIQVYEDTAGLGVGEPVYLTNQPLSVELGPGLIQTIYDGTQRPLDRIKEITGNMITRGIDVPALDKDKKWSFVPRAKEGESVEAGDVLGEVQETVLVSHKIMVPPGVTGKLKSVNKGDFTIEETVAVIETEAGDKDITMLQRWPVRIPRPFKKQLMPTEPLLTGQRVIDALFPVAKGGTACIPGPFGSGKTVIQHQLAKWSDADIVVYIGCGERGNEMTDVLLEFPELKDPRSGEPLMMRTVLIANTSNMPVAAREASVYTGITIAEYFRDMGYSVALMADSTSRWAEAMREISGRLEEMPGDEGYPAYLSAKVASFYERAGKTVCLGKDERVGALTVIGAVSPPGGDLSDPVVQATLRVVKVFWSLEDKLAFQRHFPAISWLRSYSLYNRALEDYFDENVHEDFTALKKEAIKILEEEAELEEIARLVGLESLSAPDRLTMEVARSIRQDFLYQNAFHETDTYTSIVKQRLLLSVILYLNEKSKWALDRKVEITKLLNMKVIEIISRARYLKEDDNSKLEAIRKEIDEEIEALYESASSGGGI
- a CDS encoding M23 family metallopeptidase, translating into MKVNMLLARLIITAALFFQGSRIVSVRCIGDDTLLVVTAEDGAWKGSSPEWLTNIHGTEDYFLTDGLKFSSGYIFATCGSGLLFVRENSNERWGFSTMGPQRQYCSSLIIFGNKLFAGFSDGLCEIFENSPAEIEFFTDGKFSYTIDLVSDGKHMAVSNMSGVFILSSSGIKDLLFPDSFSHNKTVAFLSDTIAIGTDSGLWIFDGKSWIFIDESFYINCFFLDSSYVYCGTHEGLEIFDRRTLDKIIAYKTYPVLSIQKFKGRWLFGTAEGLFADSLGSMTDANCFPANIFKEYPHPFIDFPFPAGYNNLPDQTYLYSSTFGGNLRVHKGLDYNNPGETPVVAGADGIVVSSGTSGNGANFITVRYFVHQNEHGAVFLYTHFSRHSPLKPGEVFKSGDTIGFVGHTGRATNDHLHLETRIITNAGTFSVNPSVWLRPIPGTGALAGTITRNGEPLEGAKIYGIFKPWFNETPFIFAETYSGGSESDPEIKENFFIDAVCPGFYSVRIISGNMMLDSFTVEIKQDSISWVERDVDR
- a CDS encoding DUF4159 domain-containing protein — translated: MTFIFLFFTMLSSFNWSLVRLKYNGGDWYNDPSCLENLAFQFNERFDANVDVYEKSMNIAEAVSTKTPFLFMTGHGGLDVTDDEKRLFRLYLEEGGFIYIDDDYGFDGYVRKFISETFPELTFEQVSLEHVIYNWPYNFPDGLPKIHLHDGNSPEGWGIEINGRLSLFYTYESNISDGWADFRVHRDPESAREQAFRMGINIICYAMTH
- a CDS encoding V-type ATP synthase subunit F yields the protein MEGKMAVIGKIDQILPFSAIGIEIFPVEKAEEAKKILISLAENKYALVMITEDFALDLLETRMKYSSEPVPAIIAVPGAEGVTGSTLQQLRETLKHAVGADVLSDK
- a CDS encoding V-type ATPase subunit codes for the protein MRKQFFEDAPENGKYNFAVALARCFENSLLDGPRYDRLIESDSVTTALKILHDTPYGSFIQSAASDFETVLLSRKREVFSFFKEHCVNEHAGNFVFFPYDYHNLKAALKSRFSRIKNEVYSEFGSVPVPSFRSIAKEERGEDETIVLPHQLEKALESALESYYASKDPRDIDYAVDKNLFLSLLSSAEGSKSLYLKELLSQRADLINTVSFLRLKKQGEDGHGKHEYFVPGGKIDCNDFKVCLGKPVDDFKDLLAMSDYYDVVPVIDAGPLEMEKKAEEIERDFLKQARFFLNGFEPLVSFCLSADIEIKNLRKIFVSKINKIPFSKFGKGITEVV
- a CDS encoding V-type ATP synthase subunit K, whose amino-acid sequence is MSLTAQTAANGVGMAFAIAGAVLASAMAGVGSAIGINYPGSAAAAVLREDPEKFGNLFLLVVLPGTQGFYGLIIALLALPKIANVSSVMMGVQILIACLPIAVTGLVSAIYQGKVCLAGVHLVSKRADQAMKGVIYAAMVETYAVLGLLTSFLLLTSIK